agaaagaaacaaaatataaactgaGTCAGAATGTGGCACAATATATTCTTGATACATAAACTCGAAAACCACTCTGAATGAAGCTGATAGTTGGACGAATGTTCTGAATCTTTCCTAATGAGCTTAGTAGGAAATCTTGATGACAGGCATCCTGTGAATGAAAAGCCTACCCATctgatttttccttttgattgaacaatttcactttttaagCTGTCAATACTAATGATTAAAAATTGGCAATGTCACAAGTGATTAAGTATAACAGAAGCTAGTGCAAACTACATGCCCCTCCTTTAAATTAATAAGCTGGCTGATCATTAATAGTGCATTACTCCAATCAAGTATGTGTCCTTAAAAATAAGCTAAATATCActtcatttcaatttattttgtgttagtCTGGTTGATAAAAATGCCTAATTAATAAGAGAGATTATAAAGAGAAAAGTAACTCTTGTTCAAAGCAATTGAAAAGAATATTGAATTAAGAGCCCAGTTTGACAGTACCataatgaaatactgtacatttcaggTTGCGAGACTCATTAAACCTAAAAGCAGAAGACCATGCCCGAGTTCTTTAGTACAAGCTCAAAACAGTGAAATCCAGCTTCAGCTGCCGTGTGCTCACCATAAATAGCAGACTAAAGGCCAATTCATGCTTTCCATGTCCGCGTGTCCACAAGGTTCTGTATTGGTCTGCGTGATGTTAATTTTGTAATCTGCCCAAGTCCGCAAAGGACTCTTTACAGAGGTCCACATGCAGCCCAGGATTTGAGTTTGAACACCGGAGTAGAATTGTTGCCTGATCTGAGAAATCCTGTTTTTTGGTAGAAATGCTAATGAAAGGGTGTGAGGGCGATAACAGCATGAAACCATTGATTTATCCTGGCTGGTGTCAGTGGGATAGAGTGGCGACAAATCAGCCTAGTACTTGCCAAGACAGGGCAAGTACTAGGCTGATTAGTACTATTGTACTGTCATTTAAATGCTTTGTGAACCAAAACACTTTTGACCTGTTGTACCTCTTTTTGGTACAGATGCTATAATAGAAAATGTGTCATTGTCTGGtcccaggttttttttttgtctgttcaaaTATCCAGTATAGTCCCAAGCCCCTTAACCCAGTATTCACATCTGTGACATACTACTAACAGTAATTACATGATTTCAAGTGCACCCAGAtagcgcagacctccaccaaggccaatgaCATACACCAgatattagagaaaaaaatgtaaattcataGCAAATTATCCTGATCTGcgccaaaatttaatgggttcttccctggcccatgccccttccctccaccaagtttggtgcaaattggttcagtactttttgcttaatcctgctgacaaataaaccaacaaacagacataggagaaaacataacctccttggcagaggtaataaatgTTAGAAAGAGCTGCAGAACTTTTCTAGCCAATCTTTCATTGCCACATTGAGGTTAAAACTTGTGAAAAGTGACTCATCACTTCATTTCAAGCAAAGAACAAAGACCCCTGTCCACTCCACTCATTCATAAATCTACACAACTGCCAGTACCAAAAGGCTGCACTCTACTGGAGAAAtggtgtttctgtcttttttgtctgttagCTTCTGTCTTGATAGCTACATTGAATAAATACAGCACAGAGACAAGGTTAACAATACCTTTATGGTTTGCAGTATAGAGCAGGAGTCTTTTTTATGTGGTTATGGGGCTTGTGATAAGGAGCTTTTAATGTGCTCGTTGTTTATAAAGATGAATATTCTCTAAAAATAGGTTTGTGTGGTCATTCTGTCACAGACCATGCTGATCATGAACTGAAGGTTGCTCTGGCCGTCCCTCTGTGGTGTGGAACATGCTGAGAGCCTCCATGTTGAGAGCACATACGCCCCGCATGAAGGCTTTCTTCATAGATTCCTCATAGCGCTCTCTCTCTAGTCGTAGTCTCTGAATCTCTGCCTGAGCCTTCTCTATAGCCTCACAGTGCTGTGGAGACAGGTAGCAGACGACAGAAAGAATCAGTCATTTATGAGTTTATATCATACAACACCACCTGCTGTtgctcattttttgttttcaatctCTTGCCTTTGTGTTGCACCCTTGATATACACCTGTAACACCATCAATAACACTGTTATCCCTAatcaacctttatttatttatttctacttGCTCTGTGGTGACTTCACTGCAATCTATTAATCATGTTCAGTGTGGCTGTTATTTACTGAAATGCTCAAATTGTATGCACTTACAGTATAACAATTCACTGAATAAACCTTTGAAAATTCTTGTTACCTATATTAGAAAGTAATAAATCATTGTAACAAGTGATGCTTTGGGTGTGGTTCACATCACTCAGTTCAGCTGTAAATGTACAATGACCACAGAGTTTCTGGTTCGTGTGGTAAAACGCATCAGTGCGGTAGAGTCAAGTACGAATTCAGCAATGCAGgatcaacatacacacactgattcaTATGCAGCTCCTTCACCCACTTATTTACCTCTGCCAGCTTGGCCTCATACTCTGTAGAGAGGCGAGCGCAGACCTCTTCAGCCCTTGCACGGCAAGCCTGCTCCACCTTGACCTTCCAGTGTTTCTGGACCAGAGAGTGCCAGCCTAACCACACCTTCTTCTTCAGCTGCAGATTGTAGTGCTGCCGCGCTACCTGAGCAGCATGAGCCTGGCGGGGAACCACAAGACCATGAAAATATTCACAAGGAAATAATTACACCCATAATTCATTCTTGTGCAGGTGCAGTACATTTTCTCGTGGTGCAATTTCTGTGTCATGGTTTAGACAAAAATATAAGTTATCCActtaattttgcattttaaagaaatgGCATAAACAgctaatttgcaaatgtaaaaaataaaataaaaattacattggTATTTTATGCAGTTTTTAGTGTTCTTTGTAAGAGCAGATATTCGTGTAAACGTGTGGCATATGCACATTTAGTGTGCAGTGACAATAGTGAGTCAGTAATTCATTATTAGACCAATGATTTGCATAAACCATTTAACTGTACTGACAAtgacagtacacacacacacacacacacacacacacacacacacacacacacacacacgtaaatcTTTGACAAAAAGTTCTACATATCagacataaaacagacaaattcCACAATGTGattgaaactgacaaaaaacagaTCAAAGTAATGAGTGAACTTATGATTCAAAGGTGAATGTAAAACATCAGATGTTAGTTGTGATGCTCTTGATGTTCttgtccaacacacacacattactttaatgtctgtacaaaaaatgttttttatcaaTTCCATTATCATATACAGTACGTGTTCATTTGAGCAGCTCACCTACATGGATTAAccccacacaaacaaatattttatccCACTCTTTACTTTCATATCAAGTTCATGCAGAGCGATAGTAGGTTTTCCTTCTCTGAGCCAGCTGACTAAACTAGGGAGCATCCGTGTGCATTTCTTTGCGTAGAAATAGAGAAGAGAGAAACGTATGTCTTATGCAAGATGTGAGAGTTGAAAGCTTTAAATTATACTGAAGACAACCAATAAAGATGGATGCTGTGTAAAGGATTGTGTATTTATGCTCCTTGCATTAAAAAGGCTATGAAACAAGGCTGAgagaggagatttttttttctaatctatATAAAACCCCATGAAGACACTAACTCCCACTATAAATATCACCACAAATAGCTTTaaaacctgtgggaaacaccaCAATGTTGTCTGTGTACCTCTTCTTTGGCCTCAGTGTGCTGAAGTCTCCAGTGAGTGAATGCTCTCATCTtttcaagcttttctttttgtctgtctaaCACCTGGCTCAGGTTCACAATCACCTGATGGAGGACATATTACACAACAAGCTTGTCAGTCGAAAAAGCAGACATGGTGTtcctcatctttttctcttaaGGACTAAATGTATATAAATCATGAAGACAGAATGTGCAAGTAAGCATAATATAGTGGTATGGGGCTAAAGCATGGATTAAGCCCACCCAGTCCTACACTAAAACCCCACAACAATGGAAATTACCGGAAAATTAAATCCCAGTTGGATAATTAATCCAACCAACCCCATTATGTACTGGAAAAggcaaataaatacacatgTAGTTACCTCATCTTTTCTCTGGTTTGAAGTCTCATAGGTGTGCAGCAGCCCTTTCAGGCTGCCCAGCTCTGACTTCAGGCCAGCTGTATGGGCTGCAtacctctccttctctttcctcatcTCCAGTTTGTGTTGCTCTGCAAAGGTCAGCTTCCACTTCCGTAGCTCCATCATTACATTTGACTAATTAGGGAATAGAAGGTGGGACTGTCATGGTGTGTCCGTTACACTACTTTATCAAAGATGTACAAATGTACACATACCCTACCTTCTGTTGCTTTTAAATTAGATGAACAGATTGCTGGAGGGTTTGTCACTGACAGTAAATCCAAACTCTATGAAGCTGGCAGATTTAATCTCTGGTCTTTTTTGTTGGAATAATTTCTGGAGACATCTAACAATACCCTGGCATAGGATTTGACTTACAGTTATGATGTGCAGTTACATTTTGAGGAGGTACACCTCTGGCAGATACAGAGCATTAGAACAGGCTTCCACATGCAGCCTCCACAACACCCTAATGAGAAGTATAGCATAAACTTGGCTTTAGAGGTCAATGGTTAATTTGTGACCTCAGCTAAATCTCTACAGAGTCAAACATAACCAACAcccacaaatgtaaacacatttgtcTGATTTGGGAggtaaaaaaacagattttctagATGTAGTAACAGATGCTCACAACCAACCAATTCCAAAAAAGTCTCAACATTCTCTCTACTGCCTTTTCCCAGGTCAAACTCTACTCTTATCAGCACTGCTTTGCAAGTGATTGGTTGTCATCTGCCCTCTATGAAAGAGCTGTACAACATCAGGAGAAAAGGGCAGGAAGGACACCCACATGAAGCCACCCACCTCTTCTAAAATCATTCCGCTGGGAGACACAATTAAAAGGTCACTGGTTCCATGAAGAGTAGAGCTGTCATCCAATTCAAAGAGACTCAAACACTTTACATTCCCTTTATAATCTTTGACCTCTTCCTCACCACTGCCTATGTACATTCTCCACAGTATTTCTTGCATTTAAGCCATCTCATTCTAGCTACATGAGTATGGGAAATGTCAACATGAACCACATATGCTGATTTAATTCACTCATACATTTTAtgcatacatttaaataattatatataatctGAAACATGCAGTGTCAGTGAGATAAACAgagtagacttttttttttaagacaacaTCTTAGCTTTTTCTACCCTGCACTATTTTAGGCTTTGTAAATGACCACTGTAACACTAAAATGTATACGCCAGAAACAgcagaatttaaatatttgctttttagaTTGCTCTTCAAAACTCAATTAATCCTCTGATGACATTGCACTGTAGATTTGACCACTTTTGCACAACTTATAGTTATgattgaaatatttgttttcacagtaaatGTGCAATTCAGTTACATTGTTTCAATTGATCGAGAATAAACCTGCCAGCTTGGCCTTATTTCACTGCGAACGGCTGAAGCTCAAAACACATCGCTGATATTATATGCATTGTATATGAGTTAAAGAAGTTATTATTAAGCTATTTCAGAGCCTTATATATAGCCATACAACCTCATTTATGGTTGGTTCTTAAGCAGACAGTAAACAAGAGCCAGAAACTGACTGATTGTGGAAGCATTGTTCTACAGTATGAGGAAACAGACCAACCTTGAGATTGTTGCTCCACGTGTCCAGAATGTTCTCCATCTTGCTTATGTTCTCCTCTGAGATAAACATCTCTGTCATAGCAGACTCGACGAGGTCTGGGCTGTTTAGCCTAGACCTCTCGGATGCTGCCTGTAACCTGTCTGAGGGAGCGTCTGAGAGCACCGACGCCCTGCTAAATGACCGACCTGCCACCCCCTCCGCTGGaaggcaaagaagaaaacagaaccACAGATAGACAGAATATCACTAGAAAATGAAGAAGCACTGCAACTTGATGGTGTGTCTCAGTATTTCTTAGCTTATTTGATCTTAAGAGAAATGAATATACAATTAGATATCGCACATAaccctttttctttgtaattttaattcattttaccACGAGAGGCTCTTGAGTTTGTGGCGGGCTCAACAATCAAGGGGGAGGCCTGTGATGATCTCACACTCCTACTAGAATGCCTCCCATCTCTAGCTTCAATGACAGTATCTGACAGAAGACAGGAGAGACGTGGGAGGGAAGTCAGCGACAAAGGCACAATGGTAAATAGATAAAAAGGAAACGTTGCTAAACTCTTACATGGAATAAGTgagtaaaattaaatgttaaagtaaaatgttggaaacaagagttcaagaacagaaaaggtGATGGCAAGAATGCTGAATAAGACGAGCATGGTCCTCATCCAGGAATGCATTTATGTCAATATCTTAATTAAAAACTGCAGGGGGAAGAGAAAGTCTGCACTCTAAAGAGCAGTACGGGCAGATTGCCAGGAGGTCATTACTAATCAGCCCGTCTGCTTTCTACCTCCCTGTACACTACTCCATGACAGTTAAAGCACTAAACCTCCAATGAGAGCTGCAGCTAGAACTAGAGCTAGGATGAGACTGATGGACTGTTTAAGATATGGGTATCGTAGGGACTGATATCATATGCATCTTGACTAGACTGGTTTCATGCTGAAGATATCAGGCTGATAAACagacacaacatttttattcatgttgtGATACCAAATCCTTTTTGACAGCTGATCATTTGATGGCGACAGTGTCTGGAAGGGGCCAAGTTGTCTTTCTGTCAGAAAGGCtcagtgaaatgtgtgtgtatgaatgtggcCTGCATACAAGAAGATACCTGCTGGGCGTTCTGATTTTGTGTCATCTTTTGTCTGGGAACTCCGGCCCTCTGCAGACAGATGGGAGGTGCTCAACCGCTGCAAATGAGCACTGGTGAGTTTCTCAAGCTTAGGGGTGATCACAGCATAGCGGAGGAGCTCCTCATATTCATCCTGTTGATCCATAAACAGTGTCTATTTAAAACTATTacagaaaaattcattttttaaaaacaagctaTATCttattttgatagttttttatttttgtagccATCTTTCCTattggttatgataacatttcAGTCATCATCATCTTTAATTTTGACACTCAAATACCCTGTTATATACACCTTTAAAGCAACTAAACGGGTATTTTAACAAGTTCCCAGTCTAACAATACTATCTAAATCACTTACTGGGAAGTAAAAAACTATAGTGAATGTTAAAGTTACTGTCCAAAGcgcctgttaaaaaaaaaacttcaattcACTGACCATACTAAAATAGTTGTAAATGTAGTTTTACAATGCAATGGCCAATTCTAATAGACAATTCAGGTGTGTTTACCTTTTTCACTTCCAAATAAGTGGTTTGGATTATTGAATGAACTTATTTGATTGTCTGATTGCATGTGTTACTTGCCCATATTGACTTCACAGTGAAGATGCGACACATTATGTGGCTGTATTCCCAGATCTGAACAATGTGACTGGAgtataaaagcaaataaattgagtgtgtgtctatgtgtgtgtgtgtgtgtgtgtgtgtgtgtgtgtgtgtgtgtgtgtgtgtgtgtgtgtgtgtgtgtgtgtgtttttaaccaCCTGAAGCTCAGAGGACACAGAGCT
Above is a genomic segment from Xiphias gladius isolate SHS-SW01 ecotype Sanya breed wild chromosome 19, ASM1685928v1, whole genome shotgun sequence containing:
- the poc5 gene encoding centrosomal protein POC5 isoform X2; its protein translation is MSSDGEEPTSHVLPKDSDHGSSVSSELQDEYEELLRYAVITPKLEKLTSAHLQRLSTSHLSAEGRSSQTKDDTKSERPADTVIEARDGRHSSRSVRSSQASPLIVEPATNSRASRAEGVAGRSFSRASVLSDAPSDRLQAASERSRLNSPDLVESAMTEMFISEENISKMENILDTWSNNLKSNVMMELRKWKLTFAEQHKLEMRKEKERYAAHTAGLKSELGSLKGLLHTYETSNQRKDEAHAAQVARQHYNLQLKKKVWLGWHSLVQKHWKVKVEQACRARAEEVCARLSTEYEAKLAEHCEAIEKAQAEIQRLRLERERYEESMKKAFMRGVCALNMEALSMFHTTEGRPEQPSVHDQHDHLPPQDEPGSATLAQLHPYPISSTRLSPVHFDRPDPPSHSEVEDMVGSGATVSRAEVLPPTTVVHSSLPLGGNASSHKQVSGRVVTSSQQKPSKTVTARVTARPDMGKAARSNLQVLGVAPPMSSVIVERHHPVTQLTIGQATAAKFPRSSQQGQSSSGGRGSSRTHSSTCHVHSIKVVD
- the poc5 gene encoding centrosomal protein POC5 isoform X1 translates to MSSDGEEPTSHVLPKDSDHGSSVSSELQDEYEELLRYAVITPKLEKLTSAHLQRLSTSHLSAEGRSSQTKDDTKSERPADTVIEARDGRHSSRSVRSSQASPLIVEPATNSRASRAEGVAGRSFSRASVLSDAPSDRLQAASERSRLNSPDLVESAMTEMFISEENISKMENILDTWSNNLKSNVMMELRKWKLTFAEQHKLEMRKEKERYAAHTAGLKSELGSLKGLLHTYETSNQRKDEVIVNLSQVLDRQKEKLEKMRAFTHWRLQHTEAKEEAHAAQVARQHYNLQLKKKVWLGWHSLVQKHWKVKVEQACRARAEEVCARLSTEYEAKLAEHCEAIEKAQAEIQRLRLERERYEESMKKAFMRGVCALNMEALSMFHTTEGRPEQPSVHDQHDHLPPQDEPGSATLAQLHPYPISSTRLSPVHFDRPDPPSHSEVEDMVGSGATVSRAEVLPPTTVVHSSLPLGGNASSHKQVSGRVVTSSQQKPSKTVTARVTARPDMGKAARSNLQVLGVAPPMSSVIVERHHPVTQLTIGQATAAKFPRSSQQGQSSSGGRGSSRTHSSTCHVHSIKVVD